In the Panthera uncia isolate 11264 chromosome D2, Puncia_PCG_1.0, whole genome shotgun sequence genome, one interval contains:
- the CCDC186 gene encoding coiled-coil domain-containing protein 186 isoform X2 translates to MSEAEHIASISSDKNIGKTFELKEDSCNLLSGDDSSSLENESTLPSLNFDKTLCQPNEHNQIEAQENYIQDHGGGEDSCAKTDICPENSEQLANFPGGGFTEQASKTNETEQTVTQILAELRSSTFTEAANQKTYSESPYDTDCTKKLISKIKNVSASEDLLEEIESELLSTEFAEEHRVPNGMNKGEHALVMFEKCVQEKYLQQEHTIKKLIKENKKHQELILDICSEKDNLREELKKRTETEKQHMNTIKQLESRIEELSKEVKASKDKLVAQDIAAKNAVQQLHKEMAHRMEQANKKCEEARQEKEAMVMKYVRGEKESLDLRKEKEILERKLRDANKESEKNTNKIKQLSQEKGRLHQLYETKESETTRLTREIDKLKEDINSHVIKVKWAQNKLKAEMDSHKETKDKLKETTTKLTQAKEEADQIRKNCQDMIKTYQESEEIKSNELDAKLRLTKGELEKQMQEKSDQLEMHHAKIKELEDLKRTFKEGMDELRTLRTKVKCLEDERLRTEDELSKYKEIINRQKAEIQNLLDRVKIADQIQEQHQRGKQEIENLKEEVESLNSLINDLQKDIEGSRKRESELLLFTEKLTSKNAQLQSESNSLQSQLDKLSCSESQLQSQCEEMKQTNTNLVSRLVKEEELRREEVQTLQAELACRQTEVKALSTQLGELKDELVTRRRKHASSVKDLIKQLQQARRKLDQIENGNYDKEVSSMGSRSSSSGKNLRLQMLPSD, encoded by the exons ATGTCAGAGGCAGAGCACATAGCCTCCATTTCCTCTGATAAAAATATCGGGAAAACATTTGAATTAAAGGAAGACTCCTGCAACTTGTTGTCTGGTGATGACAGCAGCAGCTTAGAAAATGAGTCTACGCTGCCATCATTAAACTTTGATAAAACTTTATGTCAGCCTAATGAACACAATCAGATTGAAGCCCAGGAAAACTATATTCAGGATCATGGTGGAGGTGAGGATTCTTGTGCTAAAACAGACATATGCCCAGAAAATTCTGAACAACTAGCTAATTTTCCTGGTGGAGGTTTTACAGAGCAAgcttcaaaaacaaatgaaactgagCAGACAGTGACACAGATATTGGCGGAATTGAGGTCATCTACATTTACAGAAGCAGCAAATCAAAAGACTTATTCAGAAAGTCCTTACGATACAGACTGCACCAAGaaacttatttcaaaaataaagaatgtttcGGCGTCAGAGGATTTGTTGGAAGAAATAGAATCTGAGCTTTTATCTACAGAGTTTGCAGAAGAACACCGAGTTCCAAATGGAATGAATAAGGGAGAACATGCATTAGTTATGTTTGAAAAATGTGTGCAGGAGAAGTATTTACAACAGGAGCACACCATAAAGAA gttaattaaagaaaataagaagcatCAGGAGCTCATCTTAGACATTTGTTCAGAAAAAGACAATTtaagagaagaattaaaaaaaagaacagaaacagagaAGCAGCATATGAACACAATTAAACag ttagaATCAAGAATAGAGGAACTTAGTAAAGAAGTTAAAGCTTCCAAAGATAAACTAGTAGCTCAAGACATTGCAGCTAAAAATGCAGTTCAGCAGTTACATAAAGAGATGGCCCATCGAATGGAACAG GCCAACAAAAAATGTGAAGAGGCACGCCAGGAAAAAGAAGCAATGGTAATGAAGTATGTAAGAGGCGAGAAGGAATCTTTAGACCTtcgaaaggaaaaagagatactTGAAAGAAAACTCAGAGATGCAAATAAAGAATCTGAGAAAAACACTAACAAAATTAAGCAGCTTTCTCAGGAGAAAGGACGGTTGCACCAGCTGTATGAGACAAAG GAAAGTGAAACTACTAGACTCACCAGAGAAATTGACAAATTAAAAGAAGATATCAACTCTCATGTCATAAAAGTAAAATGGgcacaaaacaaattaaaagcagaaatggatTCACACAAG GAAAccaaagataaactcaaagaaacaacaacaaagttaaCTCAAGCAAAGGAAGAAGCAGATCAGATAAGGAAAAATTGTCAGGATATGATAAAAACGTATCAG gagtcagaagaaattaaatcaaatgaGCTGGATGCCAAGCTTAGACTCACAAAAGGAGAACTTGAAAAACAGATGCAAGAAAAATCCGACCAGCTAGAG atgcatcATGCCAAAATAAAAGAACTGGAAGATCTAAAGAGGACATTTAAGGAGGGCATGGATGAACTACGAACACTGAGAACAAAG GTGAAATGTCTAGAAGATGAACGATTAAGAACAGAAGATGAGTTatcaaaatataaggaaattattAATCGCCAGAAAGCTGAAATTCAGAATTTATTGGACAGAGTGAAAATTGCGGATCAGATACAGGAGCAGCATCAAAG aggtaaacaagaaattgaaaatttgaaggaAGAAGTGGAAAGTCTCAATTCTTTGATTAATGACCTACAAAAAGACATCGAAGGCAGTAGGAAAAGAGAATCTGAGCTCCTGCTGTTTACAGAAAAGCTCACTAGTAAGAATGCACAGCTCCAGTCCGAATCCAATTCTTTGCAGTCACAATTGGATAAGCTTTCCTGTAGTGAAAGTCAGTTACAAAGCCAATGtgaagaaatgaaacagacaaatACTAATTTGGTAa GTAGGTTGGTGAAAGAGGAGGAACTGCGGAGAGAGGAGGTCCAGACCCTGCAAGCGGAACTCGCCTGTAGACAAACAGAAGTTAAAGCACTGAGCACCCAGCTCGGAGAACTAAAAGATGAATTAGTCACTCGGAGACGCAAACATGCCTCCAGTGTCAAGGATCTTATCAAACAACTCCAGCAAG CACGAAGAAAATTAGATCAGATTGAGAATGGAAACTATGATAAAGAAGTCAGCAGCATGGGGAGTCGTTCTAGTTCATCAGGTAAAAATCTCAGGCTTCAGATGTTACCTAGTGACTGA